The Hyperthermus butylicus DSM 5456 genome includes a region encoding these proteins:
- a CDS encoding acetyl-CoA carboxylase biotin carboxylase subunit, producing the protein MALRVLVATRGEIAIRIARAVRELGWEPITIYAPDDAHSPHVRAGTFSVMVESYTNPDSVVEAAIKAGADILHPGYGFLSEDPSFARKVLDAGISWAGPKPETMELLGDKHRAKQLAEKVGVPTPPWCEARSAEEAVRCAERIGYPVMLKASKAGGGRGMRVASNSEEVRRAYRLVSLEARNGFGDAGVVYIEKYVRNPRHIEVQILGDGQGHVVHLYERECSIQRRRQKIIEEAPSPFAEKVPQVRSRLVDYALRLAEEAEYQSAGTIEFIVDERGQPYFIEANARLQVEHGVTEAVTGIDIVKQQLLIAAGRELQLGQEDIKLHGWAIEARIYAEDPENGFRAVEGVVTGYREPRGPGVRVDSGAERGLRISTRYDTLLLKVIAWGRDRAEAVARLRAALHETVVAGVKTNLELLRTIVESDWFRKAAFHTRILEEKLGELLSQLRARRNIVRAIASRIRAKPLGLTGIAAAKLPVVASHGWPWPPWRT; encoded by the coding sequence GTGGCCCTGAGGGTGTTGGTAGCTACGCGTGGCGAGATAGCTATCCGCATCGCTCGCGCCGTTAGGGAGCTGGGCTGGGAGCCTATAACCATATACGCCCCCGACGACGCCCATAGCCCCCATGTTAGGGCTGGCACGTTCTCCGTAATGGTTGAGAGCTATACTAACCCCGACTCCGTCGTGGAGGCGGCCATCAAGGCTGGCGCCGACATACTTCACCCCGGCTACGGCTTCCTCTCGGAAGACCCCTCCTTTGCCAGGAAGGTGCTCGACGCCGGGATATCCTGGGCCGGTCCAAAGCCGGAGACCATGGAGCTCCTAGGCGATAAGCACCGCGCCAAGCAGCTAGCAGAGAAGGTTGGCGTGCCCACGCCTCCCTGGTGCGAAGCTCGTAGTGCTGAGGAGGCTGTGAGGTGTGCCGAGAGGATAGGATATCCGGTGATGTTGAAGGCTTCAAAGGCTGGCGGCGGTAGGGGCATGAGGGTTGCGTCGAATAGCGAGGAGGTTAGGAGAGCTTACCGCCTCGTGAGCCTTGAGGCCCGCAATGGTTTCGGCGATGCCGGAGTGGTCTACATAGAGAAGTATGTTAGGAACCCGAGGCACATCGAGGTGCAGATTCTCGGCGATGGGCAGGGCCACGTGGTACACCTCTACGAGAGGGAGTGCTCCATCCAGAGGAGGAGGCAGAAGATTATAGAGGAGGCTCCGAGCCCGTTCGCCGAGAAGGTGCCGCAGGTTAGAAGCAGACTCGTAGACTACGCTCTAAGGCTCGCCGAGGAGGCCGAGTACCAGAGCGCCGGCACGATAGAGTTTATAGTTGATGAGAGGGGACAGCCATACTTCATAGAGGCTAATGCGAGGCTCCAGGTGGAGCACGGTGTCACAGAGGCGGTGACAGGCATCGATATTGTAAAGCAGCAGCTCCTCATAGCTGCTGGCCGCGAGCTCCAGCTCGGACAAGAGGACATCAAGCTCCACGGCTGGGCGATAGAAGCCCGCATCTACGCCGAGGACCCGGAGAACGGGTTCAGAGCCGTGGAGGGCGTCGTAACCGGGTACCGTGAGCCCCGCGGCCCCGGCGTGAGGGTCGACTCTGGCGCCGAGAGGGGGCTAAGGATCTCTACCCGCTACGACACACTGCTCCTCAAGGTTATCGCCTGGGGTAGGGATCGTGCTGAGGCTGTTGCAAGGCTACGTGCGGCTCTCCACGAAACCGTTGTCGCAGGCGTAAAGACTAATCTCGAACTCCTCAGAACTATCGTGGAGTCTGACTGGTTTAGGAAAGCAGCGTTTCACACGAGGATCCTCGAGGAGAAGCTGGGAGAGCTGCTCTCCCAGCTAAGGGCTAGGAGGAACATAGTTAGGGCTATAGCCTCCAGGATACGGGCTAAGCCGCTCGGCCTAACGGGGATAGCTGCTGCCAAGCTACCGGTGGTAGCTAGCCATGGATGGCCATGGCCGCCGTGGAGGACCTAG
- a CDS encoding M42 family metallopeptidase yields MSALTLPISEGELDEFFKLLKKLSDAFGVSGYEDEVRGIIIDEVREAADHVEVDRFGNVIAIKRGGRGTIKIVWDAHMDEIGFLVKHIDDKGFIYLSPVGGWTDHVLPGQRVRILTDNGTLVRGVIGIKPPHLMKQEERSQVIPLDKLFVDIGASSREEVEKLGIRIGSPVDLDRETIRLVGDRVTGKAFDDRVGVAVLIKAFKEFNPAEQTVYLVIATQEEVGLKGARVAAQKIQPEAAIAVDVTTANDVPGVEAKDRVAEVGKGPALTVADGRNASGLIAHPKLLKLLMETAKAEGIPYQLFILPGGTTDATAIALAGEGVPSAVVSVPTRYIHSPVELLSLRDAVYAAKLVAAATSRITREWYDREILWGKKIK; encoded by the coding sequence GTGTCCGCTTTGACTCTACCTATCAGCGAGGGCGAGCTGGACGAGTTCTTCAAGCTACTCAAAAAACTCTCAGACGCCTTTGGCGTCTCGGGCTACGAGGACGAAGTTAGAGGGATAATTATAGACGAGGTACGCGAGGCTGCCGACCATGTGGAAGTTGACCGCTTCGGCAATGTTATCGCCATAAAACGTGGAGGCCGCGGCACCATCAAAATCGTCTGGGACGCTCACATGGACGAGATAGGGTTCCTAGTCAAACACATAGATGATAAAGGCTTTATCTATCTCTCACCAGTCGGCGGCTGGACCGACCACGTGCTGCCCGGGCAGAGGGTGCGAATACTCACAGACAACGGTACTTTAGTACGAGGCGTGATAGGGATAAAGCCACCACACCTCATGAAGCAGGAAGAGCGCAGCCAGGTGATACCCCTCGACAAACTCTTCGTAGACATCGGTGCTTCGAGCAGGGAGGAGGTTGAGAAGCTCGGTATAAGGATTGGAAGCCCTGTAGACCTTGACCGAGAGACGATACGGCTGGTTGGCGACAGGGTAACCGGCAAGGCCTTTGACGACCGTGTCGGCGTAGCTGTGCTCATAAAGGCGTTCAAGGAGTTTAACCCTGCTGAGCAGACCGTATACCTTGTCATAGCTACGCAGGAGGAGGTAGGCCTTAAGGGCGCACGTGTGGCAGCTCAGAAGATACAGCCAGAGGCAGCAATAGCCGTAGACGTCACAACCGCCAATGACGTACCAGGTGTAGAGGCAAAGGACCGCGTGGCAGAGGTAGGTAAGGGGCCCGCATTGACCGTTGCCGATGGGAGGAATGCTAGCGGGCTCATAGCGCATCCCAAACTGCTAAAGCTGCTTATGGAAACAGCTAAGGCTGAGGGGATACCCTACCAACTCTTCATCCTACCTGGAGGTACCACCGACGCCACCGCCATAGCGCTAGCAGGGGAGGGTGTACCCTCAGCCGTGGTATCGGTGCCAACACGTTACATCCACAGCCCTGTCGAGCTGCTAAGCCTCCGCGACGCAGTATACGCCGCGAAGCTTGTCGCAGCGGCTACCTCGAGGATAACCAGGGAGTGGTACGACCGCGAAATACTGTGGGGCAAGAAGATAAAGTAG
- a CDS encoding acyl-CoA carboxylase subunit beta, producing MSLEEKLRELEELRRRSLEGGGPEKIKRQRERGKLLARERLDLLLDPGSFQELDWLVTTRGAPLGEVPRIPGDGVVAGFGRINGRPVFVFSQDFTVAGGSIGEMHAEKIVRTIKYALKSGVPVIGIWDSGGARIQEGVAALHGVGRIFNAIIQASGVIPQISLVLGSSAGGAAYAPALMDFTIVVDKITYMFVTGPDVVREVTGEEVTFEQLGGARVHSQLSGVAHFRAANEEEAFRITRRLLSYLPDNNEAPLPIIDTGDPVDRRDPDLDSMVPDDPHKPYDMKQVLERIFDHGSLLEVQPEWGTSIITAFARLGGIPVCVVASQPLVLSGAIDINASCKAARFVRFCDAFNLPVITFVDVPGYMPGLDQEHGGIIRHGAKMLYAYAEATVPKLTVVVRKAYGGAYISMGSKSLGADIVYAWPTAEIAVLGAEAAVRILYRKRLRAAENPEEERKRLIDEYRRTFLNPFRAAELGLVDDVVKPSETRYKLYTALEVLLKKREPRLPKKHGNIPL from the coding sequence GTGAGCCTCGAGGAGAAGCTTAGAGAGCTGGAGGAGCTTAGGCGTAGATCGCTCGAGGGTGGCGGCCCCGAGAAGATTAAGAGGCAGCGTGAGCGCGGCAAGCTCCTCGCGAGGGAGAGGCTTGACCTTCTCCTGGATCCTGGCAGCTTCCAGGAGCTAGACTGGCTCGTCACCACCCGCGGTGCACCACTCGGCGAGGTTCCAAGAATCCCTGGCGACGGCGTGGTAGCGGGGTTCGGCAGGATAAACGGTAGGCCCGTCTTTGTCTTCTCCCAGGACTTCACAGTAGCTGGTGGCAGTATAGGCGAGATGCACGCCGAGAAGATAGTGCGAACCATAAAGTACGCGTTGAAGAGCGGGGTCCCAGTCATAGGCATCTGGGACTCTGGGGGTGCCAGGATACAGGAGGGTGTCGCAGCCCTCCACGGTGTTGGAAGAATATTCAACGCGATAATCCAGGCCAGCGGTGTAATCCCACAGATATCCCTCGTCCTGGGCTCCTCGGCTGGTGGTGCAGCCTACGCCCCAGCTCTCATGGACTTCACGATCGTCGTTGACAAGATAACATACATGTTCGTCACCGGCCCAGACGTCGTAAGAGAGGTCACCGGCGAGGAGGTGACCTTCGAGCAGCTTGGAGGAGCACGGGTTCACAGCCAGTTAAGCGGCGTAGCCCACTTCCGCGCAGCAAACGAGGAGGAAGCCTTCAGGATTACTAGGAGGCTACTCAGCTACCTCCCAGACAATAATGAAGCCCCGCTACCAATCATCGACACGGGAGACCCGGTAGATCGACGCGATCCCGATCTAGACTCTATGGTGCCCGATGACCCCCATAAACCCTATGATATGAAGCAAGTGCTTGAGAGGATATTCGACCACGGCAGCCTCCTCGAGGTACAGCCGGAGTGGGGTACAAGCATCATAACAGCCTTTGCTAGGCTCGGCGGTATACCCGTCTGCGTGGTTGCCAGCCAGCCACTAGTGCTGAGTGGCGCGATAGACATTAACGCCTCGTGTAAAGCAGCGCGATTCGTTAGGTTCTGCGACGCGTTCAACCTCCCAGTCATAACCTTCGTAGACGTGCCAGGCTACATGCCCGGCCTAGACCAGGAGCACGGCGGCATAATCAGGCACGGTGCTAAGATGCTCTACGCTTACGCTGAGGCTACGGTTCCAAAGCTAACAGTCGTGGTTAGGAAGGCCTACGGCGGAGCATATATCTCGATGGGCAGCAAGTCGCTGGGAGCGGACATAGTCTATGCATGGCCCACGGCAGAGATAGCCGTGCTCGGTGCTGAGGCAGCTGTACGCATACTTTACCGGAAACGCCTCCGCGCGGCGGAGAACCCAGAGGAGGAGAGGAAACGACTCATAGACGAGTATCGCAGGACATTCCTAAACCCGTTCCGAGCCGCAGAGTTAGGCCTCGTAGACGACGTGGTTAAACCCAGTGAGACCCGCTACAAGCTCTACACAGCACTCGAGGTACTACTAAAGAAGAGGGAACCCAGGCTACCCAAGAAGCACGGAAACATACCACTCTAA
- a CDS encoding acetyl-CoA carboxylase biotin carboxyl carrier protein subunit, with protein sequence MDGHGRRGGPRLVEFREVDIGVYEAVVELEDGRKVSVKARLVGDILETPYGSYHISDLVLAEEEAERGRAGDVSSAESWLVEFDPESSELRAKLPVKVVDVHVSVGERVDKGDLLLLVETMKMVNEVHAPCSGVVEYVVDSGMGVGRGQPLARIKCSS encoded by the coding sequence ATGGATGGCCATGGCCGCCGTGGAGGACCTAGGCTCGTCGAGTTCCGGGAGGTAGATATAGGCGTCTATGAGGCCGTTGTCGAGCTAGAGGACGGGCGCAAGGTTTCGGTTAAGGCCCGCCTAGTAGGGGACATATTGGAGACCCCCTACGGCAGCTACCACATCTCAGACCTCGTACTCGCCGAAGAAGAGGCTGAGCGTGGTCGAGCCGGCGATGTTTCCTCTGCCGAGTCCTGGCTCGTAGAGTTTGACCCGGAGAGTAGCGAGCTGCGGGCTAAGCTCCCAGTGAAGGTTGTCGATGTACATGTCTCGGTAGGGGAACGTGTGGACAAGGGGGACTTGTTGTTGCTTGTTGAGACTATGAAGATGGTTAACGAGGTGCACGCCCCCTGCAGCGGTGTTGTGGAGTATGTTGTCGATAGTGGGATGGGCGTCGGGCGTGGGCAGCCTCTCGCGAGGATAAAGTGTAGCAGCTAA